A stretch of DNA from Flavobacteriaceae bacterium MAR_2009_75:
GTCCTATTTCATCTGCATCTAATGCTTTGTTAATAGTTCCGAACTTTTCAGCTTCGTCTGCATCCCAATCTTTTGCACCCAAAATAATTTCCAGTGCCTTTCCTAAACCTGTTTGTCTTGCCATACGTGAAGCTCCGCCACCACAAGGTAAAATGCCCATACCTACTTCCATTTGCATAAATTTGGCTTTGCCTCTTGCTGCAAAACGCATATCCAGTGCCAATGCCATTTCGTGCCCGCCACCACGTGCAAAACCTTCAATTTTTGCAATAGTTGCTTGTGGTACGTTGCTTAATCTTTCTAATACAGCTTGTAGGTCCAATAACTGTACTTCGTTTCTTGGTACTGCTTCCATTGACATATCCCTAAGTAAGTTGGTATCATAATGACATACCCAATAATCTGGATTTGAAGATTCAAAAACTACTACTTTAACCCTTCTATCGCGCTCTAATCGTAAACAAAGACTGCTTAAATCTGCCAGCATTTCTTGTCCTTGTACGTTTACAGGACCAAAATTGATGGTCACTGTTAAA
This window harbors:
- a CDS encoding enoyl-CoA hydratase/carnithine racemase, producing MDYKNFQTFTAEQKGGILTVTINFGPVNVQGQEMLADLSSLCLRLERDRRVKVVVFESSNPDYWVCHYDTNLLRDMSMEAVPRNEVQLLDLQAVLERLSNVPQATIAKIEGFARGGGHEMALALDMRFAARGKAKFMQMEVGMGILPCGGGASRMARQTGLGKALEIILGAKDWDADEAEKFGTINKALDADEIGPYVDALAERISKFPADSIAASKRAVYASIDLPIKEALKEEAYQLFQATSRTPAIKRFTYADENGAQFDHNNQKNWEKW